A single window of Salvia splendens isolate huo1 chromosome 6, SspV2, whole genome shotgun sequence DNA harbors:
- the LOC121808207 gene encoding VQ motif-containing protein 4-like — translation MEQYSPSSSTSTHTSGVHQPPPSPVTRSEPDNPYPATFIQADTSSFKQVVQMLTGSTDPTRRPDTARHAIPPIRTGPRKDKPGSKLYERRSIHKSFKISSPGILSIRHGLLSGSPRPGMLSPSILDFPSLALCSPVTPLVPDPFNRVVAPDMEAEDRAIGEKGFYLHPSPVDTPRDSKPRLLPLFPLTSPRVSGSSSTDAES, via the coding sequence ATGGAGCAGTACAGCCCCAGCAGCTCAACCAGCACCCACACCAGCGGCGTCCACCaaccgccgccgtcgcccgtcACCCGATCCGAACCCGACAACCCATACCCGGCAACCTTCATCCAGGCCGACACCTCCTCCTTCAAGCAGGTCGTCCAAATGCTAACCGGTTCCACCGACCCGACCCGCCGGCCCGACACAGCCCGACACGCGATCCCGCCCATCAGAACGGGGCCCCGCAAGGACAAGCCCGGATCCAAGCTGTACGAGCGCCGCAGCATCCACAAGAGCTTCAAGATCAGCAGCCCCGGGATCCTCAGCATCCGCCATGGTCTGCTATCGGGCTCGCCCCGGCCCGGTATGCTCTCGCCCAGTATTCTTGATTTCCCTTCGCTGGCGCTCTGCAGCCCGGTCACGCCGCTCGTACCCGACCCGTTTAATCGGGTCGTGGCTCCGGATATGGAGGCGGAGGATAGGGCGATCGGCGAGAAGGGTTTTTATCTGCACCCGTCGCCTGTGGATACTCCGAGGGATTCGAAGCCCCGGCTTCTGCCCTTGTTTCCTTTGACTTCACCCAGAGTTTCCGGGTCGTCGTCAACTGATGCGGAATCttga
- the LOC121808733 gene encoding dof zinc finger protein DOF3.1-like, whose protein sequence is MDGAGNEEGLIHQQDPEQRVQLPEAATHALEPSPRCPRCDSTNTKFCYYNNYSLSQPRYYCKSCRRYWTHGGTLRNVPIGGGYRKSKRPRISSPSSPPPLPSTGLIPRPRGVPPPAAPNPRAVVTRPVAPPPFVGGFYDGGSFLSSLAAMQSVGINQGTAAMGGGSRFGSNMALLQGMLNSPAAAAARLRSPPQQNLIQPGSFSSWTPSVNNVGATSSSAASAAGMWSSGGGGSGGGGDRAGSSFGANQWSDCNQSGV, encoded by the coding sequence ATGGATGGAGCAGGAAATGAAGAGGGTCTCATTCATCAACAAGATCCCGAGCAACGGGTTCAGCTTCCAGAGGCGGCCACCCACGCCCTCGAGCCCTCTCCGAGGTGCCCGCGGTGCGACTCCACCAACACCAAGTTTTGTTACTACAACAACTATAGCCTCTCTCAACCAAGATACTATTGCAAATCTTGCCGGAGGTATTGGACTCACGGCGGAACCCTAAGGAACGTCCCCATCGGCGGCGGCTACCGGAAAAGCAAGCGCCCCAGGATTTCATCCCCCTCTTCTCCTCCGCCTCTCCCTTCAACCGGTTTGATTCCGAGGCCTCGAGGCGTGCCGCCACCGGCCGCACCGAATCCGAGAGCTGTCGTCACGCGGCCGGTGGCGCCGCCGCCGTTCGTCGGCGGCTTCTACGACGGCGGCTCGTTTTTATCTTCCTTGGCTGCAATGCAGTCCGTTGGAATCAATCAAGGAACGGCGGCTATGGGCGGAGGAAGTCGTTTCGGTTCGAATATGGCTCTTTTGCAAGGGATGTTGAATTCTCCGGCTGCTGCGGCGGCGCGTCTACGCTCTCCGCCGCAGCAAAACTTAATTCAGCCGGGGAGTTTTAGTTCTTGGACGCCAAGCGTGAACAACGTCGGCGCCACCAGCTCTTCGGCTGCGTCAGCAGCCGGAATGtggagcagcggcggcggcggtagCGGTGGCGGCGGAGATCGAGCGGGTTCTTCGTTTGGTGCAAATCAATGGTCCGACTGTAATCAATCCGGTGTTTGA
- the LOC121808144 gene encoding eukaryotic translation initiation factor 3 subunit D-like encodes MVGFEIGAVPFNPDGWGPPDSATAGLSVPNHPSNVPFAPFSRSEKLGRIADWTRNMNNSGRPGSKQGGYHGADSAFDFSGDDSFATLAADEDSSFRLVDTSAKSHHHNPNRPKFNPRWRFNPHHARSQLPQRRDEEQEAKKRDAEKERARRDRLYNANRSQPQRRESSVFKSSVDIQPEWNMLDQIPFSSFSKLSFSVPEPEDLLICGGLEFYDRSYDRITPKNCRPLERFKSRNFFKVTTTDDPVIRRLANEDKATVFATDSILSTLMCAARSVYSWDIVVQRVGNKLFLDKRDGSQLDLLAVHETSQEPLPDTKDDINSMHSLSVEAAYINQNFSQQALIRDANKVTFEEPNPFANEGEEVAPVAYRYRRWKMADDMYLVSRCEVQGVVDINNQRSFVTLNALNEFDPKYSGVDWRQKLETQRGAVLATELKNNANKLAKWTTQALLAGADMMKLGYVSRVHPRDHFNHVILAVVGYKPKDFATQINLNTSNMWGIVKSIVDLCMKLKEGKYVLVKDPSKPQVRIYDVPQDAFDNDYVEEPLPEDEQVQPPAEDADGTEASAAVDGAAEDKEVAKEVLAAA; translated from the coding sequence ATGGTAGGATTCGAAATCGGTGCCGTGCCTTTCAATCCCGATGGCTGGGGTCCGCCGGATTCCGCCACAGCCGGACTCTCCGTCCCCAACCACCCCTCCAATGTTCCCTTCGCCCCATTCTCCCGCTCCGAGAAATTGGGGCGCATCGCCGATTGGACCCGAAACATGAACAATTCCGGCCGCCCCGGATCCAAGCAGGGCGGCTATCATGGCGCAGATTCCGCCTTCGATTTCTCCGGAGACGACTCCTTCGCCACCCTCGCCGCCGATGAGGATTCCTCCTTCCGCCTCGTTGACACATCCGCCAAATCGCACCATCACAACCCTAACCGCCCCAAATTCAACCCAAGGTGGCGATTCAACCCTCACCACGCCCGCTCGCAGCTCCCACAGCGCCGCGACGAAGAGCAGGAGGCGAAGAAGCGAGATGCCGAGAAGGAGCGCGCGCGCCGCGATCGGCTGTACAACGCCAACCGCTCGCAGCCGCAGCGCCGCGAGTCATCGGTGTTCAAGTCTTCCGTCGATATCCAGCCGGAATGGAATATGCTCGATCAAATCCCCTTCTCGAGCTTCTCGAAGCTCTCCTTTTCGGTGCCGGAGCCAGAAGATTTGTTGATTTGCGGCGGCTTAGAGTTCTACGATAGGTCTTACGATCGTATTACCCCGAAGAATTGCCGTCCATTGGAGCGATTCAAGAGCCGCAATTTCTTCAAGGTCACAACCACTGATGATCCCGTGATTAGGCGTTTGGCAAATGAGGATAAAGCGACGGTTTTTGCTACTGATTCAATTTTGTCGACACTAATGTGCGCCGCTAGATCAGTTTACTCGTGGGATATTGTTGTCCAGCGCGTTGGAAACAAGCTATTCCTTGATAAGAGAGATGGATCTCAGCTTGATTTGCTAGCCGTGCACGAGACGTCGCAGGAGCCATTGCCTGATACCAAGGATGACATCAATTCCATGCACTCTTTGAGCGTGGAAGCTGCTTACATCAACCAGAACTTCTCGCAGCAGGCTTTGATCAGGGATGCAAACAAGGTGACTTTCGAGGAGCCCAACCCCTTTGCTAATGAAGGGGAGGAAGTGGCTCCGGTTGCTTATAGGTATAGACGGTGGAAAATGGCCGACGATATGTATCTTGTCTCGAGATGTGAGGTGCAGGGAGTGGTGGATATAAACAATCAGAGGTCGTTCGTGACACTGAACGCATTGAATGAGTTTGATCCTAAATACTCAGGTGTCGACTGGAGGCAGAAGCTCGAGACGCAGAGGGGTGCAGTTCTGGCAACTGAGTTGAAGAACAATGCAAATAAGTTGGCGAAATGGACTACTCAGGCTTTGCTGGCTGGTGCTGATATGATGAAGTTGGGGTATGTTTCTAGGGTTCACCCGAGGGATCATTTCAACCATGTGATATTGGCAGTTGTGGGATACAAGCCGAAGGATTTTGCTACGCAGATTAATCTGAATACTTCgaacatgtgggggattgttaaGAGTATTGTGGACCTGTGTATGAAATTGAAGGAGGGCAAATATGTGCTTGTTAAGGATCCATCGAAGCCGCAGGTCCGGATTTACGATGTGCCCCAGGATGCTTTTGATAATGATTATGTAGAGGAGCCATTGCCGGAGGACGAGCAGGTGCAGCCTCCAGCTGAGGATGCAGATGGTACTGAAGCAAGTGCCGCTGTTGATGGAGCTGCAGAAGATAAAGAGGTTGCTAAGGAAGTTCTTGCTGCTGCTTAA